Within the Desulfovibrio sp. genome, the region GCGACTTTACGGCAAACGCATAGGGCACTTCCAGCAGACGCGAGGCAACCCAGGCCGCAGTAGCTGGCCCATGCGCGCCAGCGGCGTAAAATATTTCAATATTTTCTTCCAGTCCCCATCGGGCCAGCAGTGCGCCGGAACCAAAAGAGCGCAAATGATCCCACAGCCAGTGCCCCCAGCGACCGCGACCAGGCAAAGTGCGCCAAAGACTCCACATGCTTGCTGAAGAGCCGTGCATATGGCGGAACATGGTCATGTATGCGCCGAGTATGCGCCATGCGCCGATGCGGCGCACAGCAAGGGGCAAAGCATACCCTTCGGGGCTGCCCAACAGGCCGTTGTCATGAATGGCGTAAATGCGGCTAAGCAGGCCGGAAGCGTACATGTTATGCGCTTCATACATGAGGCTCTGACCAGACGCTTCAGGAAACCGCTCCGCAACCAGAGCGCCGCGCACAACGGGCTTGGGGCCGGCAAGAAGGTTATACGCCTCCTGAACGGCAATTTTGGGGATCTCACGCTTGCGGCAATGCAAAATACCGTCTTCAAGAGTGTACACACTGTCGCAAAACTCGGCCATCTTGGGATCATGCGTCACAACAACCATGGACACGCCGCCGGTATGGCAGAGCGTACGGAAATTATCCATAATAAGGCGGCTGGTCTTGGCATCCAGCGCACCAGTGGGTTCGTCGGCAAGAAGAATACGGGGATTGTTGACCATGGCGCGTGCGATGGCCACACGCTGCTGTTCACCACCCGAAAGCCTGTTGCTGCGATAGTGTACCCGGGTCGAGAGGCGCACCAGTTCCAGCGCCTGGATAACCCTTTCCCAGCGTTCCTGGGGGGGCAACTTTTCGTAGATGAGCGGAAATTCCACGTTTTCAAAAACAGTGGAGTGGTCGAAAAGGTTGCTGGACTGCATGACAAAGCCCATGGTGCCACGCCTGAAGGCTGCGGTCTGTTCTCTGTCGAGGTGCAGCACATCCTTGCCGAGGATTTCCAGCGAGCCGGAATCCGGCGCGTGCAGCATGCCGAGCACGTGCAGCATGGTAGATTTACCACAACCGGATGGCCCCATGATGGCGACCATTTCACCCGGCTCCACCTCAATGTTCACGCCACGCAAAACTGGCGCAAAACCTGCGTAGCATTTGTACAGATCTTTGGCGACGATCACAGGAGCCATGAATCACCCTATCCATAAGCAGCCGATTCCACCATTGCGGTGAACAGGCCGCCAGAATTTTTACTCAAAACGCAGAGCCGTAACAACATCCATCCGGCTTGCCTGAACAGCCGGATACAGGCCGCCAGCCACACCGATAACGGCAGAAAAAACAATACTGCCCAGACTGCTGACCAGCAGCAGCGGGTAAGAAATGCCTGTGCCCAAGGACAAGGCCCCCACTTCAACCAGCGTAATGCCCAAGGCAATACCCAACATGCCGCCAGCCACGGATTTGCACAAGGCTTCAGCCAAAAACTGGGCCAGAATATCCGTGTCCGAGCCGCCCATGGCCTTCTTGAGGCCCACTTCACGTGTACGCGCACGCACAGCGGCAAAAGTGCCATACCAGATGCCAAAGCCGCCTAGCATCAGAGACGCGGCGATACCAAGCCAGAGAAGTACCTCAACCCACAGAAAAGTATCCTGAATACGGGCCAGTTGGTCCTCTTGGGTGTGCACGACAAGGTAAGGAGCAGCCTGATAATCCCTGACAACAGTGGGAATTTCTTTTACCAGAGGGGGGACATCCTGCCAGCCGATGGCGCGGACAAAAAGTCGCGTCACCTTGTCGCCTGCCCAGTTTCGGTCAATCATGGTCGTATAGGGCAAAAAGCCCCCCTGCGACCAACTGCCAAGCATCACGCCGCTGACCACTCCCACCACTTCAAAAACATCCTGTTGAAGAAACAGCAGTTTCCCCACAGCATGTGCAGGATCACCGTAAAGGTCCTGGGCGGCCTCACGGCCAAGCATACATACGCGTTTATGGGCAGTGACATCTTCAACGTCCATAAAGCGCCCGGCAACCAGCGACAAGGAAAACACATCAGAAAAATACTGGTCAATGCCAATAAAGTACACATTGAGCGTACGTTCGCCCTCTCCGCGCAAGGCAAACCCTTTGCCCTCTCGAATGTTCTGGCTGACCATGCCCACACCGGGCAGGCGGCGCAGGGCTTCAACGGAGTCGGGGTAAAAACCCCGCATGGGCTGACCGGGGTACTGGGCGTCATCCATATATACGCGGACAACGTTTACCCCCCCCATCAATACCATATCCTGGCCGACTTTATAGCGAATTTCTCGCCCAAGCACTGACAGAACAATAAAGGCCGTGATGCCCAGGGCGATAGACAATATCACCCCGAAGCCGCGCTGGCGTACAACCTGACGCAGGCTGACGCGAAAAAGGTCGGACATGGCAATCATGACAAAACCACTGTAAAAATATCATTGGAACAAACTGTAACGCGCGTGGTGTAAACAAAGCGTAGTCAGTCGCCGCATACGTAACGTATCAATCTTTCTCCAAACAGTATGACAGGAGAATTTTCATTTTTACTCAAAATGGGCAAAGTAGTATATATGTCAGAACAGCCATATGTCAAAGGCTATCTACCCATCACGCCTGCTTGCCTGCCTGCTGCCGAACACACAGATATCTTGCCGCAAAAATTTTGCCACTTCATTCAAAACGCCGCTCTATCCGCAGTACCTTGCCGCACGCCCCAACCACATAACGTTGACCGTGCCAGACAATGCTTCTGGCGGGCAGACTGTAAACATAGACCAGTGCAAACATCACCACGGCATCCAAAAAGCTCAGACACCACCGCGCGAGTGAAATGGAGCGTTTTAAGAGGTTTCGCCACAAATACAGAACCTTGGCCAGCAGCACCACCCACAGCAGCACCAATGCCAA harbors:
- a CDS encoding glycosyltransferase encodes the protein MAPVIVAKDLYKCYAGFAPVLRGVNIEVEPGEMVAIMGPSGCGKSTMLHVLGMLHAPDSGSLEILGKDVLHLDREQTAAFRRGTMGFVMQSSNLFDHSTVFENVEFPLIYEKLPPQERWERVIQALELVRLSTRVHYRSNRLSGGEQQRVAIARAMVNNPRILLADEPTGALDAKTSRLIMDNFRTLCHTGGVSMVVVTHDPKMAEFCDSVYTLEDGILHCRKREIPKIAVQEAYNLLAGPKPVVRGALVAERFPEASGQSLMYEAHNMYASGLLSRIYAIHDNGLLGSPEGYALPLAVRRIGAWRILGAYMTMFRHMHGSSASMWSLWRTLPGRGRWGHWLWDHLRSFGSGALLARWGLEENIEIFYAAGAHGPATAAWVASRLLEVPYAFAVKSHDLVSPGQNWAAKVKDAVFVRCDTEATRKTMCELLPETPGNKFVVLRDPLTLAPALSEDDAGQAAPGGKVESALNILAVGSICRRKGYDILLQACAALKNRGINFNLKIVGRGPARLRLRWLALRLGLRGHVQFMGQVPHENMPEFYNKADIFVAPGRRTRQGDMDGLPSALVEALAFGVAVVVSDLPGQTEAVTDGRNGRVVPQNDVASLASVLEELAAAPHERHRLGEAARRALPDFLDEEGVEARMSAFFKEACHKP
- a CDS encoding ABC transporter permease, coding for MIAMSDLFRVSLRQVVRQRGFGVILSIALGITAFIVLSVLGREIRYKVGQDMVLMGGVNVVRVYMDDAQYPGQPMRGFYPDSVEALRRLPGVGMVSQNIREGKGFALRGEGERTLNVYFIGIDQYFSDVFSLSLVAGRFMDVEDVTAHKRVCMLGREAAQDLYGDPAHAVGKLLFLQQDVFEVVGVVSGVMLGSWSQGGFLPYTTMIDRNWAGDKVTRLFVRAIGWQDVPPLVKEIPTVVRDYQAAPYLVVHTQEDQLARIQDTFLWVEVLLWLGIAASLMLGGFGIWYGTFAAVRARTREVGLKKAMGGSDTDILAQFLAEALCKSVAGGMLGIALGITLVEVGALSLGTGISYPLLLVSSLGSIVFSAVIGVAGGLYPAVQASRMDVVTALRFE